One Deltaproteobacteria bacterium HGW-Deltaproteobacteria-4 DNA segment encodes these proteins:
- a CDS encoding 30S ribosomal protein S1, with the protein MMSDFVEEEVEEDDFATLLEANLGGAEKLNKGQSVDATVVKISGDWVFIDTGRKGEGVLSREEFLKEDGTISIAEGDTIRAIYLGQVEGETRFTTRIGAKGGQGSAQIEEAWRSAIPVEGSVEKELKGGFEVRLPGAVRAFCPFSQIDLYRGDAAGYIGRRCDFRVIQYSEDGRNIVVSRRIILEEEAQQQKELLRESLAVGMIVTGTIRSLLPFGAFINIGGIDGLIPISELAWSRVTDPAEILSVGQVVQVTVKKLDWENNKFSFSLRDAGSDPWQTIGDRYQEGSFHVGTVARLVPFGAFVTLEPGIDGLIHISKLGAGKRIAHPKESVREGEKLEVKIESIDLTARKISLVLATVSRAAEEATQSVDEFRQLAAKTEKTSFGSFGDLLKKAGKSK; encoded by the coding sequence ATGATGTCTGATTTTGTTGAAGAAGAAGTTGAAGAAGATGATTTTGCCACCCTCCTCGAAGCAAATCTTGGTGGCGCCGAGAAATTGAACAAAGGGCAGAGTGTTGATGCGACTGTTGTCAAGATCAGTGGCGACTGGGTCTTTATTGACACCGGACGTAAGGGCGAAGGGGTCCTTTCCCGTGAAGAATTTCTGAAAGAGGATGGGACTATCTCTATTGCTGAAGGAGATACCATTCGCGCTATCTACCTTGGGCAGGTCGAAGGTGAAACCCGTTTTACGACGCGGATTGGAGCCAAGGGTGGGCAGGGGAGTGCGCAGATTGAAGAAGCCTGGCGCAGTGCCATTCCGGTTGAGGGGTCGGTCGAAAAAGAGTTGAAGGGTGGCTTCGAAGTTCGACTCCCCGGCGCCGTGCGGGCCTTTTGTCCCTTTTCCCAGATCGATCTTTATCGCGGCGATGCGGCAGGGTACATCGGCCGGCGCTGTGATTTCCGGGTCATTCAGTATAGTGAAGACGGTCGCAATATCGTCGTCTCCCGGCGGATTATCCTCGAAGAGGAAGCGCAGCAGCAAAAGGAGCTGCTGCGGGAAAGTCTGGCAGTGGGGATGATTGTCACCGGAACGATCCGCTCCCTCCTCCCTTTTGGTGCCTTTATCAACATTGGCGGTATTGATGGACTGATCCCGATCTCGGAACTTGCCTGGAGCCGGGTGACCGATCCGGCCGAAATTCTCAGTGTCGGTCAGGTCGTACAGGTCACAGTGAAAAAACTCGATTGGGAGAATAACAAGTTCTCTTTCAGTCTGCGTGATGCCGGATCCGATCCTTGGCAAACAATTGGTGATCGTTATCAAGAAGGGAGTTTTCATGTCGGCACAGTGGCGCGTCTCGTCCCCTTTGGCGCCTTTGTGACCCTGGAGCCCGGCATTGACGGACTGATCCATATTTCGAAGTTGGGAGCCGGCAAACGGATTGCCCACCCCAAAGAATCCGTCCGTGAAGGGGAGAAACTCGAAGTCAAAATTGAATCGATCGATCTTACCGCCCGCAAAATCTCTTTGGTCCTGGCAACCGTCAGTCGTGCAGCGGAAGAAGCGACGCAGAGTGTCGATGAATTTCGTCAGCTTGCCGCCAAGACAGAGAAAACCTCTTTCGGCTCCTTTGGCGATTTGCTGAAAAAGGCCGGCAAGAGCAAGTAG
- a CDS encoding MBL fold metallo-hydrolase, with amino-acid sequence MILEAHVVGPLQVNSFIVGCEVSKAALVIDPGEEGERILARLAALGLQLKMIINTHGHFDHIGANRLLMDSASGVELLIHGADAALFPKAQEHGRKYGLEVRISPSPTRLLQGGETITVGTLQIQVIATPGHTPGGISLLIDDHLFSGDTLFADSVGRTDLPGGDHDTLVASIRQELFILPDETIVHPGHGPDTTIGREKKLNPYVGIGA; translated from the coding sequence ATGATTTTAGAAGCACATGTGGTCGGCCCGTTACAGGTGAACAGTTTTATTGTCGGTTGTGAAGTGAGCAAAGCAGCGCTGGTCATCGATCCCGGGGAAGAAGGGGAGCGCATCCTTGCCCGTCTTGCCGCTCTCGGTCTGCAGCTCAAAATGATCATCAATACGCACGGCCACTTCGATCATATCGGCGCCAATCGACTTTTGATGGACAGTGCTAGTGGTGTTGAACTCCTGATCCACGGCGCTGATGCGGCTCTTTTCCCGAAAGCTCAAGAACACGGCCGCAAATATGGCCTCGAGGTGCGGATCTCTCCGTCCCCGACCCGGCTGCTGCAAGGGGGGGAAACGATCACTGTCGGCACTCTGCAAATCCAGGTGATTGCGACTCCCGGCCATACGCCGGGCGGGATCAGCCTCTTGATCGACGATCACCTCTTCTCCGGCGATACCCTCTTTGCCGATTCCGTCGGCCGCACCGATCTCCCCGGTGGGGATCACGACACCCTGGTCGCGTCGATCCGCCAAGAGCTCTTTATCCTCCCGGATGAAACAATTGTTCATCCCGGCCATGGTCCGGATACGACCATCGGCCGTGAAAAAAAATTGAACCCTTATGTCGGTATCGGGGCGTAA
- a CDS encoding dioxygenase, translated as MMSKFPALFVSHGAPSLILDESPARDFFRQLGHDLGRPKAIICVSAHWTTPVARVSSHPHPGMIYDFGGFSDELYKLTYPAPGDPRLARRLLTLLYDQSIDGKEDPGRGFDHGAWVPLMLMYPDADIPVVQLSVQPHLSPPHHLAMGKALQPLREEGVLIVASGSATHNLRDFFSRHIDAEPLPYARDFNEWLKEQVSAGRIDDLLEYSARAPHAHKNHPTPEHLLPLFVAMGAGEEGRVLHDSFNYGAISMAAFAWS; from the coding sequence ATGATGAGCAAATTTCCTGCCCTCTTTGTCTCCCACGGTGCTCCGAGCCTCATCCTCGACGAGAGTCCCGCCCGGGATTTCTTTCGCCAGTTGGGCCATGATCTCGGTCGCCCAAAGGCGATTATCTGCGTCTCCGCCCACTGGACAACTCCGGTTGCCCGGGTGAGCTCCCATCCCCATCCGGGGATGATCTACGACTTTGGCGGCTTTAGCGACGAACTCTATAAACTCACCTATCCGGCCCCCGGCGATCCCCGCCTGGCCCGCCGTCTCCTCACCCTCTTGTACGATCAGTCGATCGACGGCAAGGAAGATCCGGGCCGCGGCTTCGATCACGGGGCCTGGGTTCCTTTGATGCTGATGTATCCAGACGCCGATATCCCGGTGGTGCAACTCTCGGTGCAGCCGCATCTGAGCCCCCCACACCACCTGGCAATGGGGAAGGCTCTGCAACCGCTGCGGGAAGAGGGGGTACTGATCGTGGCGAGCGGCTCGGCGACCCATAATCTGCGCGACTTCTTTAGCCGGCACATCGATGCCGAACCCTTGCCCTATGCCCGCGACTTTAACGAATGGCTGAAAGAACAGGTCAGCGCCGGCCGGATAGATGATCTCCTCGAATACAGCGCCCGTGCCCCGCATGCACACAAGAACCATCCGACCCCTGAGCATTTACTGCCGTTGTTCGTGGCGATGGGAGCAGGGGAGGAAGGCCGGGTACTGCACGACAGTTTCAACTACGGAGCGATCTCCATGGCGGCTTTTGCCTGGAGCTGA
- a CDS encoding hybrid sensor histidine kinase/response regulator yields MSARILIVDDDRVILELASIILRSDGYSVRTAGNGILALNLLAEEPFDLVLLDFMMPGKDGLEVLQEIKRDFPDIAVIIFTGMGSENIAVNAMKAGAADYIIKPFRNHDLLERTANVLRSRRLEMQNIELLAERERHLQEIQQWNMELERRVAEKSQELEAAQAEIIQAEKLTTLGHLAAGLTHEIRNPLNSINLFAQILKSDHAASPQSVEFLERIQSEIDRIDNLLIKLLGVSRRTQNRVDSLVEVHIVAEEVLKSFQPQFAAQQIQLQTEVNPTPAFYGDQEAVRQIFSNLISNALHSMSEGGELSLSVVSIQNSIQIKVSDNGCGIPLEHQARVFDPFFTTRTKGIGFGLSSVLRIIKTYKGKISLNSQPGKGTTFTVVLPLQMPVPVSVQEDPA; encoded by the coding sequence ATGAGTGCAAGAATTTTGATTGTCGATGATGACAGGGTTATCCTTGAATTGGCATCGATTATTTTGCGCAGTGACGGCTATAGTGTGCGCACCGCCGGAAATGGAATTCTCGCCCTGAACCTCCTTGCCGAGGAGCCTTTTGATCTTGTCCTCCTTGATTTTATGATGCCGGGGAAGGATGGTCTGGAGGTTTTGCAGGAGATCAAGCGTGATTTCCCTGATATTGCTGTGATCATCTTTACCGGCATGGGGAGTGAAAATATCGCGGTGAACGCCATGAAGGCCGGAGCTGCCGATTATATTATCAAGCCTTTTCGCAATCATGATCTCCTGGAACGCACCGCTAATGTGCTGCGCTCAAGGCGTCTGGAGATGCAAAATATTGAACTTCTTGCTGAACGTGAACGTCATCTGCAGGAGATCCAGCAGTGGAATATGGAGTTGGAAAGACGTGTCGCCGAAAAGAGCCAGGAGCTGGAGGCGGCGCAGGCTGAAATCATCCAGGCTGAAAAACTGACGACCCTCGGTCATCTTGCTGCCGGGTTGACGCATGAAATCCGTAACCCGCTCAATTCGATCAACCTTTTCGCCCAGATCCTCAAAAGTGATCACGCCGCCTCTCCGCAGAGCGTTGAGTTTCTTGAGCGGATTCAGTCGGAAATTGACCGCATCGACAACCTCCTCATTAAGTTGCTGGGGGTGAGTCGGAGGACACAGAACCGTGTCGATTCGCTTGTTGAAGTTCATATCGTTGCCGAGGAAGTGCTCAAGAGTTTTCAGCCGCAATTTGCTGCACAGCAGATTCAATTGCAGACAGAGGTCAATCCCACTCCGGCTTTTTATGGGGATCAAGAGGCGGTGCGGCAGATCTTTAGCAATCTCATCTCGAATGCCTTGCATTCGATGTCTGAAGGGGGCGAATTGTCTTTAAGTGTCGTCTCTATCCAGAATTCGATCCAGATCAAGGTCAGTGATAATGGCTGCGGTATCCCCCTTGAACATCAGGCGCGTGTTTTCGATCCCTTCTTTACGACCCGGACCAAAGGGATCGGATTCGGTCTTTCCAGTGTTCTTCGCATTATCAAAACCTATAAAGGTAAAATTTCCCTGAACAGTCAGCCCGGCAAAGGGACGACCTTTACTGTCGTGCTGCCGTTGCAAATGCCGGTGCCGGTATCTGTGCAGGAGGATCCAGCGTGA
- a CDS encoding HD family phosphohydrolase, with the protein MKKVFVEQIRERDVIESPFLVRDKTLAMAKNGKPYMTVKLIDRSGEIEGRIWDRVDEFDALFDRDDFIIVHGKASTYLNKKQLVISNLRKISEETIDLADFLPVSPRDNEEMRSELKALVATLCDPWLRALAESFFYDAGLLRAFATAPAAKSMHHAYIGGLLEHSLAIAALVDLMVPRYPALNRDLMILGALLHDIGKIDELSYVRSFDYTDEGKLIGHIVMGVEMIDERIRTLADFPRGTAMLIKHLILSHHGQYDYGSPKRPKTLEAIVLNFLDDLDSKINGVSAHIDREAESASDWTSHHRLYDRYFYKGEKPVTAPVSSPVVPVLPVTPAPAPVEKNQPQKSFGLNLGEQLRSANLDLFNKES; encoded by the coding sequence GTGAAAAAGGTATTTGTGGAGCAGATTCGCGAGCGCGATGTCATTGAAAGTCCTTTTCTGGTCCGGGATAAGACCCTGGCCATGGCGAAAAACGGCAAGCCCTACATGACGGTGAAACTCATCGATCGCAGCGGCGAGATTGAAGGACGGATCTGGGATCGGGTAGATGAATTCGATGCCCTCTTCGATCGTGACGATTTTATCATCGTGCATGGCAAGGCCAGTACCTACCTCAACAAAAAACAGCTGGTGATCAGCAATCTGCGCAAGATCAGCGAAGAGACGATCGATCTCGCCGATTTTCTGCCGGTTTCGCCGCGTGACAATGAGGAGATGCGCAGCGAACTGAAAGCGCTGGTCGCCACTTTGTGCGATCCGTGGTTGCGGGCGCTGGCCGAGTCCTTCTTTTATGATGCCGGGTTGCTGCGCGCTTTTGCCACCGCCCCGGCGGCCAAGAGTATGCATCATGCCTATATCGGCGGTCTCCTCGAGCATTCCTTGGCGATCGCTGCCCTCGTCGACTTGATGGTGCCGCGTTATCCGGCGCTCAACCGTGATCTGATGATTCTCGGTGCCCTGTTGCACGATATCGGCAAAATCGACGAGTTAAGTTATGTGCGCAGTTTTGATTATACCGATGAAGGGAAGTTGATCGGTCATATTGTCATGGGGGTGGAGATGATTGACGAGCGCATCCGCACCCTTGCCGATTTTCCGCGCGGAACGGCGATGCTGATCAAACACCTGATCCTGTCCCATCACGGCCAATATGATTACGGCTCCCCCAAACGTCCCAAGACCCTGGAGGCGATCGTCCTCAATTTTCTCGATGACCTCGATTCGAAGATTAACGGGGTCTCGGCGCATATCGATCGCGAGGCCGAGAGCGCTTCCGACTGGACCAGCCACCACCGTCTTTACGATCGTTACTTCTACAAAGGGGAGAAGCCCGTCACCGCGCCTGTATCATCTCCTGTCGTGCCGGTGCTGCCAGTCACTCCAGCGCCTGCTCCGGTGGAAAAGAACCAGCCGCAGAAATCCTTTGGCCTTAACCTCGGGGAGCAACTGCGCAGCGCCAATCTCGATCTTTTTAACAAGGAGTCTTAA
- a CDS encoding adenylosuccinate lyase encodes MITDISPIDGRYASKVTPLTECFSEYALLKNRVKVEVMWLLAICKETGIPECRALTAQEETQLRSIVIKFTPAEGEKIKKIEAVTNHDVKAVEYYLKEQIDGTSLADLSEFIHFACTSEDINNLSHALMLKDGTAALAPLQEQIVATLKRLAQEFKNVPMLARTHGQTASPTTIGKELAVFAARLQRQSKCIAQVELLGKLNGAVGNFNAHLSAYPQVNWPDLAKGVIENDLGLVQNLFTTQIEPHDYMAELFDAMARWNTILTDLNRDLWTYISMAYFGQITVKGEIGSSTMPHKVNPIDFENSEGNCGLANALFSHLAAKLPISRLQRDLTDSTVLRNMGVGFGYSMIAYHSTLKGLSKLKLNEQNLADDLDNAWEVLAEPIQTVMRKAGIEKPYEKLKELTRGQKIDRDTIRQFVEGLDLAPADKQRLLEMTPAGYIGMAPQIVELLD; translated from the coding sequence ATGATTACCGACATCAGCCCGATCGACGGACGTTACGCGTCAAAAGTGACGCCGCTGACCGAGTGCTTTTCCGAATACGCCCTGCTCAAGAACCGGGTCAAGGTCGAAGTCATGTGGCTGCTCGCCATCTGCAAAGAGACCGGCATCCCCGAGTGCCGCGCTCTGACGGCGCAGGAAGAGACGCAGCTGCGCAGCATCGTCATCAAATTCACCCCGGCCGAAGGTGAAAAGATCAAGAAGATCGAAGCGGTGACCAACCATGACGTCAAGGCGGTCGAGTACTATCTGAAAGAGCAGATCGACGGCACCTCCCTCGCTGATCTCTCCGAGTTCATCCACTTTGCCTGCACCTCGGAAGACATCAATAACCTCTCCCATGCTCTGATGCTCAAGGACGGCACCGCCGCCTTGGCGCCGCTGCAGGAGCAGATCGTCGCTACCCTGAAGAGACTGGCTCAGGAGTTCAAAAATGTACCGATGCTCGCCCGCACCCACGGCCAGACCGCTTCGCCGACGACAATCGGCAAGGAGTTGGCGGTCTTCGCCGCGCGCCTGCAGCGGCAGAGCAAATGCATCGCCCAGGTCGAACTCCTTGGCAAGCTCAACGGCGCCGTCGGTAATTTCAACGCACATCTCTCCGCCTACCCGCAGGTCAACTGGCCGGACTTGGCCAAAGGCGTCATCGAGAACGACCTCGGCCTGGTGCAGAACCTCTTTACCACCCAGATCGAGCCCCACGACTACATGGCCGAACTCTTCGACGCCATGGCGCGCTGGAATACCATCCTCACCGATCTCAACCGCGATCTCTGGACTTACATCTCCATGGCCTACTTCGGCCAGATAACGGTCAAGGGAGAGATCGGCTCATCGACGATGCCGCACAAGGTCAACCCTATCGACTTCGAAAATTCAGAAGGGAACTGCGGCCTCGCCAACGCCCTCTTCAGTCATCTCGCCGCCAAGCTGCCGATTTCCCGACTGCAGCGCGACCTTACCGATTCGACGGTGCTGCGCAACATGGGGGTCGGTTTCGGCTACAGCATGATCGCCTACCATTCGACGCTTAAGGGCTTAAGCAAACTGAAGCTCAATGAGCAGAATCTCGCCGACGATCTCGACAATGCCTGGGAAGTTCTGGCCGAGCCGATCCAGACGGTGATGCGCAAGGCGGGGATTGAGAAGCCTTACGAAAAGCTCAAGGAGCTGACCCGCGGCCAGAAGATCGATCGCGATACGATCCGTCAATTCGTAGAGGGTCTCGATTTGGCGCCAGCAGACAAGCAGCGGTTGCTGGAGATGACTCCGGCCGGCTATATCGGTATGGCTCCGCAGATTGTCGAGCTCCTCGACTGA
- a CDS encoding isoprenylcysteine carboxylmethyltransferase family protein, with product MSHSRRTLFERLRISMTWFFTLFVIILAIFGQSSYQASLLGKILFALGGSLAAIGAFGRLWCSLYISGYKNNTLISEGPYSLCRNPLYFFSFIGALGVGFSMGNFTVPVMIIAAFTFYYPLVVSGEEARLAVIHGERFHNYCKITPAFFPRFSALNEPGEYTVQTKLFRKDLGDAIWFIWIVFFLQLIASLRTLDYIPTLFTLY from the coding sequence ATGTCTCATTCCAGAAGAACCCTTTTTGAACGTCTCCGGATCAGTATGACCTGGTTTTTCACCCTCTTTGTTATCATTCTGGCAATCTTTGGCCAAAGCAGTTATCAGGCGTCTTTGCTCGGCAAAATCCTCTTCGCCCTCGGCGGTAGCCTGGCGGCTATCGGCGCTTTTGGCCGTTTGTGGTGTTCTCTTTATATTTCCGGATACAAAAATAATACCCTGATCAGTGAAGGGCCCTACTCTCTTTGTCGTAATCCCTTATATTTTTTCAGCTTTATCGGTGCTCTCGGGGTTGGCTTCTCCATGGGCAACTTTACTGTCCCGGTGATGATCATTGCCGCTTTTACCTTCTACTATCCTCTGGTTGTCAGTGGCGAAGAAGCGCGCCTCGCAGTGATTCATGGCGAGCGCTTTCACAATTATTGCAAGATTACGCCGGCTTTTTTTCCCCGATTCTCCGCTTTGAATGAACCGGGGGAGTATACGGTTCAGACAAAACTTTTTCGTAAAGATCTCGGCGATGCAATCTGGTTCATCTGGATCGTCTTTTTTTTGCAGTTGATCGCGTCTCTTCGCACCTTGGATTATATCCCGACCCTCTTTACCCTGTATTGA
- a CDS encoding uracil-DNA glycosylase produces MEEIRADLGDCQRCPLCNSRTQIVFGAGMAGSRIVFVGGAPSKAADTTGEPLAGELFDRILFALGMERSSVYVCEVVMCRPGQRPPHQDEIATCRSFLQRQLAVIAPRIIVAMGEIPTGVLSDQGEDFSKIRGHWFKYQGIDVMPTFDPAYLLLHPHEKREAWNDLKEVLRRMRQED; encoded by the coding sequence CTGGAGGAGATCCGTGCCGATCTCGGGGATTGTCAGCGCTGTCCCCTTTGCAACAGTCGGACGCAGATCGTCTTTGGTGCGGGGATGGCCGGTTCCCGCATCGTCTTTGTTGGCGGTGCCCCCAGCAAAGCGGCCGATACGACGGGAGAACCCTTGGCCGGTGAACTCTTCGATCGCATCCTCTTTGCCCTGGGGATGGAGCGATCTTCTGTCTACGTCTGTGAAGTTGTCATGTGTCGTCCCGGGCAGCGGCCGCCGCATCAGGATGAAATCGCCACCTGCCGATCTTTTCTGCAGCGCCAACTTGCGGTCATCGCGCCCCGGATCATTGTCGCCATGGGGGAGATCCCGACCGGTGTTTTGAGCGATCAGGGCGAGGACTTCAGCAAGATTCGCGGGCATTGGTTCAAATATCAGGGAATCGACGTTATGCCGACCTTCGATCCGGCCTACCTTTTGCTCCATCCGCACGAAAAGCGGGAAGCCTGGAACGATTTGAAGGAAGTTTTACGGCGAATGCGCCAAGAGGATTAA
- the coaBC gene encoding bifunctional phosphopantothenoylcysteine decarboxylase/phosphopantothenate--cysteine ligase CoaBC, which translates to MLKDKTIVLGVCGGIAVYKSVELLRLLVKAGAKVHVIMTRSAGEFVAPLTFQTLSGHPVHTELFNLLQEMEIGHITLADRADLFIVAPATANLVGKLAGGIADDLLTTTLMATKAPVLLVPAMNVNMYENQIYQRNEGILRGAGYHLLEPECGYLACGWEGKGKMPAPATIVEHAAALLEPKDLLGETILVTAGPTREAIDPVRYISNHSSGKMGYAIARAAQQRGARVILVSGPVAIPVPLGVEVVNVVTAEEMRQAVLAHLEAATVVIKAAAVADYRPAQVSATKIKKGSDDLMTLPLIKNADILAEVGANKGGRLVVGFAAETTDLLENARKKLLSKNLDLIVANDITEAGAGFDVETNRVRFLLADGEVENLPLLDKSEVAWRLLDRIARLRGH; encoded by the coding sequence ATGCTGAAAGACAAAACTATTGTTCTCGGTGTCTGTGGCGGAATTGCCGTTTATAAATCCGTCGAACTTCTGCGCCTGCTGGTTAAAGCCGGAGCCAAAGTTCATGTGATCATGACCCGGAGTGCCGGTGAATTCGTTGCCCCTTTGACCTTTCAGACCCTGTCCGGCCATCCCGTCCATACCGAACTCTTTAACCTGCTGCAGGAGATGGAGATCGGTCACATTACTTTGGCGGACCGGGCTGATCTCTTTATCGTCGCGCCGGCGACGGCCAATCTTGTCGGCAAACTGGCCGGGGGAATTGCCGACGATCTGTTGACGACGACGCTGATGGCGACCAAGGCGCCGGTTCTTCTTGTCCCGGCGATGAACGTCAATATGTACGAGAATCAGATTTATCAGCGCAATGAAGGGATTTTGCGGGGAGCGGGCTACCACCTGCTCGAACCGGAGTGCGGCTATCTTGCGTGTGGCTGGGAAGGGAAGGGGAAGATGCCGGCGCCGGCAACAATCGTCGAGCACGCGGCCGCGCTCCTGGAGCCGAAAGATCTGCTCGGAGAAACGATTCTGGTGACCGCCGGACCGACTCGCGAAGCGATCGATCCGGTGCGTTATATTTCCAATCATTCTTCCGGGAAGATGGGCTATGCCATTGCCCGGGCGGCCCAGCAGCGCGGCGCCCGGGTGATTCTCGTCAGCGGTCCGGTGGCGATTCCTGTCCCGCTCGGGGTTGAGGTAGTGAATGTCGTGACCGCCGAGGAGATGCGGCAGGCAGTCCTGGCGCATCTGGAGGCGGCGACAGTCGTGATCAAGGCGGCAGCGGTCGCTGATTATCGACCGGCCCAGGTCAGTGCCACAAAGATCAAGAAAGGCAGCGATGATTTGATGACGCTCCCCCTGATCAAAAACGCCGATATCCTGGCGGAGGTCGGCGCGAATAAAGGCGGGAGGCTGGTGGTCGGTTTTGCTGCTGAGACGACTGATTTGCTGGAGAATGCCCGGAAGAAACTCCTCAGTAAAAATCTTGATCTGATTGTCGCCAACGATATCACTGAAGCCGGGGCCGGTTTTGATGTCGAGACCAACCGGGTACGCTTTCTCCTTGCGGATGGTGAGGTAGAGAATCTCCCCCTGCTCGACAAGAGTGAAGTAGCCTGGAGGCTGCTGGACCGCATCGCCCGCCTGCGCGGCCATTAA
- a CDS encoding desulfoferrodoxin codes for MTQKLEIYKCSICGNIVEVLHTGASALVCCGEEMKLLAENSVDAAKEKHVPVIEVGATSITVKIGSVPHPMEEKHYIEWIELIADNKSYLHFLKPGEAPEATFPLIAKKVTAREYCNLHGQWKSES; via the coding sequence ATGACGCAAAAACTGGAAATTTACAAATGTTCAATCTGCGGCAACATCGTCGAAGTTCTGCACACCGGTGCCAGTGCTCTGGTCTGTTGCGGCGAAGAGATGAAACTGCTGGCGGAAAACAGTGTCGATGCGGCCAAGGAAAAGCATGTTCCGGTCATCGAAGTCGGCGCCACATCCATCACCGTCAAAATTGGCAGCGTTCCTCACCCCATGGAAGAAAAGCACTATATTGAATGGATTGAGCTCATCGCCGATAATAAATCTTATCTGCACTTTTTGAAACCTGGCGAGGCGCCGGAAGCGACCTTCCCCCTGATTGCCAAAAAAGTCACGGCCCGTGAATACTGCAACCTGCACGGGCAGTGGAAGAGTGAAAGCTGA
- a CDS encoding phosphopyruvate hydratase, with amino-acid sequence MSEITDIYAREILDSRGNPTIEVEVYTEAGTMGRAAVPSGASTGEREAIELRDGDKTRYLGKGVLKAVENVNEIIADALIGWEVGDQAGIDRKLIEIDGTEFKSRLGANATLGVSLACAKAAAEEAGLPLYQYIGGSNAKELPLPMMNIINGGAHADNNVDIQEFMIMPAGAINFKEALRMGAEIFHALKGVLKAKGYNTAVGDEGGFAPNLKSNEEALEVIMEAIVKAGFKPGEDVLLALDVASSELFKDGVYTLANEAQPKKTPVELIDFYENLVNKYPIISIEDGMAENDWDGWKLMTERLGKRIQIVGDDLFVTNPKILKEGIDKGIANSILIKLNQIGTLTETLDAIEMAKRAGYTTVISHRSGETEDTTLADLAVAVNSGQIKTGSLCRTDRVAKYNQLLRIEDELDSIAVFRGKDVFYNLRK; translated from the coding sequence ATGAGCGAAATTACAGACATCTATGCCCGTGAAATTCTCGATTCACGCGGCAATCCGACGATCGAAGTCGAAGTCTACACCGAAGCCGGCACCATGGGGCGCGCTGCCGTCCCGAGCGGCGCTTCGACCGGTGAGCGCGAAGCGATCGAACTGCGCGACGGCGACAAAACCCGTTATCTCGGCAAAGGGGTGTTGAAGGCGGTTGAAAATGTCAACGAGATCATCGCCGATGCCCTGATCGGCTGGGAAGTCGGTGATCAGGCCGGCATCGACCGTAAACTCATCGAAATCGACGGCACCGAGTTCAAGTCTCGGCTCGGAGCCAACGCCACCCTCGGCGTCTCCCTCGCCTGCGCCAAAGCCGCCGCCGAAGAAGCCGGTCTGCCGCTTTATCAATATATCGGCGGCAGCAACGCCAAAGAACTGCCGCTGCCGATGATGAACATCATCAACGGCGGCGCTCACGCCGACAACAACGTCGATATTCAGGAATTCATGATCATGCCCGCCGGCGCGATCAACTTCAAAGAAGCGCTGCGCATGGGCGCCGAAATCTTTCACGCCCTCAAAGGGGTACTGAAAGCCAAAGGCTACAATACCGCGGTCGGTGATGAAGGGGGCTTCGCACCCAACCTCAAGTCGAACGAAGAAGCGCTGGAAGTGATCATGGAAGCGATCGTCAAGGCCGGCTTCAAGCCGGGCGAAGATGTTCTCCTCGCCCTCGATGTCGCTTCGTCCGAACTCTTCAAAGACGGGGTCTACACCCTGGCCAATGAAGCGCAGCCGAAGAAGACGCCGGTCGAGCTCATCGATTTCTACGAAAATCTCGTCAACAAATACCCGATCATCTCCATCGAAGACGGCATGGCCGAGAACGATTGGGACGGCTGGAAGCTCATGACCGAGCGCCTCGGCAAACGCATCCAGATCGTCGGCGATGATCTCTTCGTCACCAACCCGAAGATCCTCAAAGAAGGGATCGACAAAGGGATTGCCAACTCGATCCTGATCAAACTCAATCAGATCGGCACCCTCACCGAGACCCTCGACGCCATCGAGATGGCGAAACGGGCCGGTTACACCACCGTCATCTCGCACCGCTCCGGTGAGACCGAGGATACCACCCTCGCCGACCTCGCCGTCGCCGTCAACTCCGGCCAGATCAAGACCGGCTCCCTCTGCCGCACCGACCGGGTTGCCAAATACAACCAACTCCTGCGCATCGAAGATGAACTCGATTCGATCGCCGTCTTCCGCGGCAAGGATGTCTTTTACAATCTGCGCAAGTAG